In Thermodesulfobacteriota bacterium, the following proteins share a genomic window:
- a CDS encoding TIGR02710 family CRISPR-associated CARF protein produces MVQAMIISVGGTAEPIVKTLVEHRPGFVCFFGSEETIERVGEIKRLAREAGVEVRNRNVMARDPQDLVACYRDALEASARVEEAGVDAEEVVVDYTGGTKTMSAALALATVGKGYRFSYVGGTRRDKNGVGVVVTGAEDVRTGVSPWRLFAVEEKRAFASLFNRHLFASAEEVVSRAARHDTEEQELLGALARLARGYRHWDAFRHAEAKPEVADGIAALATWVRFRPEPGLEEALGAAQRSLAFLSRLQQGTRGFKARHRLQVADLLANARRRAEAGRHDDAVGRVYRALELTGQLAFEEAFGCDTSAADPARLPETLREEYAARYAGRDGAALQLPLFAVFRALEAAGRPEGLAFAACRAGLDKLLYARNHSILAHGFEPVAPDLPQRFEALVREAFGVEEAAVFPRFSF; encoded by the coding sequence ATGGTTCAGGCGATGATCATTTCGGTGGGGGGGACGGCGGAGCCGATCGTGAAGACGCTGGTGGAGCACCGGCCGGGATTCGTGTGCTTCTTCGGGTCGGAGGAGACGATCGAGCGGGTGGGGGAGATCAAGCGGCTGGCCCGGGAGGCCGGGGTGGAGGTGCGAAACCGCAACGTGATGGCGCGGGACCCCCAAGACCTGGTGGCGTGCTACCGCGACGCCTTGGAGGCTTCCGCCCGGGTGGAGGAGGCCGGGGTGGACGCCGAGGAGGTGGTGGTGGACTACACGGGGGGCACCAAGACGATGAGCGCCGCCCTGGCCCTGGCCACGGTGGGAAAGGGGTACCGGTTCTCGTACGTGGGGGGTACCCGCAGGGACAAGAACGGCGTGGGGGTGGTGGTGACGGGGGCGGAGGACGTGCGCACGGGCGTGAGCCCCTGGCGGCTCTTCGCCGTGGAGGAGAAGCGCGCCTTCGCGAGTCTCTTCAATCGGCATCTCTTCGCCTCGGCCGAGGAGGTTGTGTCTCGGGCCGCCCGGCACGACACCGAGGAGCAGGAGCTCTTGGGGGCGCTCGCCCGCCTCGCCCGGGGCTACCGGCACTGGGACGCGTTTCGCCACGCCGAGGCGAAGCCCGAGGTGGCGGACGGGATCGCAGCACTGGCCACCTGGGTGCGCTTTCGTCCGGAGCCGGGCCTGGAGGAGGCCCTGGGGGCGGCGCAGAGGAGCCTCGCCTTCTTGAGCCGCCTGCAGCAGGGGACTCGGGGCTTCAAGGCCCGCCACCGGCTCCAGGTGGCCGACCTGCTGGCCAACGCCCGGCGGCGGGCCGAGGCGGGCAGGCACGACGACGCGGTGGGGCGGGTGTACCGGGCGCTGGAGCTCACGGGGCAGCTCGCCTTCGAGGAGGCCTTCGGGTGCGACACGTCCGCGGCGGACCCGGCGCGCCTGCCGGAGACCCTGCGCGAGGAGTACGCGGCCCGGTACGCGGGCCGCGACGGCGCAGCGCTGCAACTGCCGCTGTTTGCGGTCTTCCGGGCCCTGGAGGCGGCGGGCCGGCCCGAGGGGCTGGCCTTTGCGGCGTGCCGGGCGGGGCTCGACAAGCTCCTCTACGCCCGCAACCACTCCATCCTGGCCCACGGCTTCGAGCCCGTGGCCCCCGACCTCCCCCAGCGGTTCGAAGCGTTGGTGCGCGAGGCGTTCGGGGTGGAAGAGGCGGCGGTGTTTCCTCGGTTTTCGTTTTGA
- the csm6 gene encoding CRISPR-associated ring nuclease Csm6, which produces MTTALVAVAGLTPQVVTETLQALFDRGEVPGEIHVLTTWPGRQKVRELLLDPQKGAFYAFCDEYGIDHRAIRFDLSTVHALFGPEGRPIEDLRTVEENAELARQILTFVRALADRPEAAIHASLAGGRKTMSFYLGQALMFCGRAQDRLSHVLVSEDFETHPEFFYVPRKPVELRTRGGKTISTADAKIDLIDIPFLRLRGVVPGPALEEGFEELTRRAQAALAACREAPEVAIGLADKTVACGGLVCRGLTDQQLALYVHFLLAHHALSDTEDPEAHFRSFHDLTGEGLMEELWGPVGRALGLGRAGSFHRLQELVEKFPESPKGSTNFRSAVSALNKVLAGAFPPPLADLVQIHAVGRAPARYGVRLPRGRVRFTTAPP; this is translated from the coding sequence ATGACTACTGCCCTCGTGGCCGTGGCGGGGCTCACGCCCCAGGTGGTGACCGAGACCCTCCAGGCGTTGTTCGACCGGGGTGAGGTGCCCGGCGAGATCCACGTGCTCACCACGTGGCCGGGGCGTCAAAAGGTGCGGGAGCTCCTCCTCGACCCGCAAAAGGGGGCGTTCTATGCCTTCTGCGACGAGTACGGGATCGACCACCGGGCGATCCGCTTCGACCTCTCCACGGTGCACGCGCTGTTCGGGCCCGAGGGCAGGCCCATCGAGGACCTGCGCACGGTGGAGGAGAACGCCGAGCTCGCCCGGCAGATCCTGACCTTCGTGCGCGCTCTCGCAGATCGGCCGGAGGCGGCCATCCACGCGAGCCTCGCCGGGGGCCGCAAGACCATGTCCTTCTATCTGGGGCAGGCCCTCATGTTCTGCGGGCGCGCGCAGGACCGCCTGAGCCACGTGCTCGTGTCGGAGGATTTCGAGACCCATCCGGAGTTCTTCTACGTGCCCAGGAAACCCGTCGAGCTCCGTACCCGGGGCGGCAAGACCATCTCCACGGCCGACGCGAAGATCGACCTGATCGACATCCCCTTCCTGCGGCTGCGGGGGGTGGTGCCGGGGCCGGCCCTGGAGGAGGGCTTCGAGGAGCTCACCCGGCGGGCCCAGGCCGCGCTGGCGGCCTGCCGGGAGGCGCCCGAGGTGGCGATCGGCCTTGCCGACAAGACGGTTGCGTGCGGCGGCCTCGTCTGCCGGGGTCTCACCGACCAGCAGCTCGCCCTGTACGTGCACTTCCTCCTGGCCCATCACGCGCTTTCCGACACAGAGGACCCCGAGGCGCATTTCCGCAGTTTCCACGACCTCACGGGGGAGGGCCTGATGGAGGAGCTGTGGGGGCCGGTGGGCCGTGCCCTGGGGCTCGGGCGGGCGGGTAGCTTCCACCGCTTGCAGGAGCTCGTGGAGAAGTTTCCGGAGAGCCCGAAGGGCAGCACGAACTTTCGCTCGGCCGTGAGCGCCCTCAACAAGGTGCTGGCGGGGGCCTTCCCCCCGCCCCTGGCGGACCTCGTGCAGATCCACGCCGTCGGCCGCGCCCCTGCCCGCTACGGAGTGCGCCTGCCCCGGGGCCGGGTGCGCTTCACCACAGCCCCCCCGTAG
- the ndhC gene encoding NADH-quinone oxidoreductase subunit A → MLQNYVPILILFLVAAVFGLGVVAISTFLGPRRPTPDKLAVYECGMVVEPGGRQTFDVKYYLIAMEFLVFDLEVAFLYPWAVRFRDLGASAFVGMMVFLFVLLVGFAYTWRKGVLQWE, encoded by the coding sequence ATGCTCCAAAACTACGTGCCGATCCTCATCCTCTTCCTCGTGGCCGCGGTCTTCGGCTTGGGGGTCGTGGCGATCTCCACCTTCCTCGGACCCCGCCGCCCCACCCCCGACAAGCTGGCCGTCTACGAGTGCGGCATGGTCGTGGAGCCCGGGGGGCGCCAGACCTTCGACGTCAAGTACTACCTCATCGCCATGGAGTTCTTGGTCTTCGACCTGGAGGTGGCGTTCCTCTATCCCTGGGCGGTGCGGTTCCGCGACCTGGGCGCCTCGGCCTTCGTGGGCATGATGGTGTTCCTCTTCGTCCTTCTGGTGGGGTTCGCCTACACCTGGAGAAAAGGAGTCCTGCAATGGGAGTAG
- a CDS encoding NADH-quinone oxidoreductase subunit B family protein, translating into MGVEAKLPPVLVTRLEKVVGWARKNSIWPATFGLACCALEMMAASASTYDIARFGAEVFRPSPRQSDLMIVAGTVTKKMAGMVERIYRQMPEPKWVIAYGACACSGGIFNTYNTVQGVDQFLPVDVYVPGCPPRPEQLLAAIIKLQDKIANEKFSDRPDTEGRLIA; encoded by the coding sequence ATGGGAGTAGAGGCGAAGCTGCCCCCGGTCCTGGTCACCCGCCTCGAGAAGGTGGTGGGCTGGGCCCGCAAGAACTCCATCTGGCCCGCCACGTTCGGCCTGGCCTGCTGCGCCCTGGAGATGATGGCGGCCTCCGCCTCGACCTACGACATCGCCCGGTTCGGCGCCGAGGTCTTCCGCCCCTCGCCCCGGCAGTCCGATCTTATGATCGTGGCCGGCACGGTGACCAAGAAGATGGCCGGCATGGTGGAGCGCATCTACCGGCAGATGCCCGAGCCCAAGTGGGTCATCGCCTACGGCGCCTGCGCCTGCTCCGGCGGGATCTTCAACACCTACAACACGGTGCAGGGGGTGGACCAGTTCCTCCCGGTGGACGTGTACGTGCCGGGTTGCCCCCCCCGCCCGGAGCAGCTCCTCGCCGCCATCATCAAGCTCCAGGACAAGATCGCCAACGAGAAGTTCTCGGACCGCCCGGATACCGAAGGGCGTCTGATTGCGTAG